The following proteins come from a genomic window of Drosophila sulfurigaster albostrigata strain 15112-1811.04 chromosome X, ASM2355843v2, whole genome shotgun sequence:
- the LOC133848924 gene encoding uncharacterized protein LOC133848924, with protein sequence MDMQDIEGEAVCPLGDCQKRLQQSDLLRHLLSEHMLETPGVRFGLKLRRVRSGERTLLPLAYEQLGEGQDQCLCVLNWACDDLMLTPQSNLPQTHRMLSHHLPILVMICKTTWRALFEKDDEKEDENEIGGNLYVIWMVAPATSRHILCQLGFLNREFKCGLRVLRQVRNLATRLHINKYLLGVDHDYLTLSEQQLKQMCCRNECGCFLEVLVLGDIN encoded by the coding sequence ATGGATATGCAGGATATTGAAGGTGAAGCTGTTTGTCCCCTGGGCGACTGTCAGAAGCGGTTGCAGCAGAGCGATTTGTTGCGTCACTTGCTGAGCGAACACATGCTGGAGACTCCGGGCGTCCGCTTTGGGCTGAAGCTACGCAGAGTGAGGAGCGGGGAGCGGACCTTGTTGCCACTGGCCTACGAACAGTTGGGTGAGGGTCAGGATCAGTGTCTCTGTGTGCTCAACTGGGCATGCGATGATCTGATGCTGACCCCTCAATCCAATCTGCCCCAAACACATCGAATGCTGAGCCATCACTTGCCCATCCTCGTGATGATCTGCAAGACAACGTGGCGCGCACTTTTCGAGAAAGATGATGAGAAAGAAGACGAGAACGAGATCGGGGGCAATCTGTATGTGATTTGGATGGTGGCACCTGCCACAAGTCGTCACATTTTGTGTCAACTCGGATTCCTCAATCGAGAATTCAAGTGCGGACTGCGTGTGCTGCGGCAAGTGCGCAACCTTGCCACACGGTTGCACATTAATAAGTATCTGCTGGGCGTCGATCACGACTATCTAACGCTCAGCGAGCAGCAACTGAAGCAGATGTGCTGTCGCAATGAATGCGGTTGCTTTCTTGAGGTGCTCGTTCTGGGTGACatcaactga
- the LOC133848925 gene encoding protein prune homolog 2-like: MFASQSQKVMDFMEFLANSQRLTQWRPTGRAELMYITLSHECCDLDSVVCTLAVAYLHYRNPGTLKHNYMPVLNMLRRDFPSKSEVRFLLEQQQITADHHLVFRDDVPEELLLRSRYILVNHHVSPFHYCTEEVYDYRPYQCEAARLPIYCQRVMHPMHSCAALIVERYDSAIYNYANIQCPRVYELLHAALLLQNNNFAQYSSEKQLEEVRDYQLMLYLEKKLGVLQAPQRSILYGALVAAMFDLNELTLPQILRREFKLLRANNGSHLVRIAQCCFPMAVTRFISFEFAQLALQQFGSEHNCDFILLLGTSMRPKGALAVKELALIPLDALRNLQDRRFFDHLIVNLNDAEQPFLGLDPYRGLHFMQGAFFFLKAWNIQFYDMLHLVQRIIYHWVSEYLYPCK; this comes from the exons AtgtttgccagccaaagccaaaaagtCATGGATTTTATGGAGTTCTTGGCCAACTCGCAGCGTCTAACCCAATGG CGTCCGACTGGCAGAGCAGAGCTGATGTATATAACACTCTCGCATGAGTGCTGCGATCTCGATTCGGTGGTCTGCACTCTGGCTGTGGCATATTTGCACTATCGCAATCCGGGGACCTTGAAGCACAACTATATGCCGGTGTTGAATATGCTGCGACGCGACTTTCCGAGCAAGTCGGAGGTGCGTTTTCtactcgagcagcagcaaatcacGGCGGATCATCATCTGGTCTTTCGCGACGATGTGCCCGAGGAGCTGTTGCTGCGCAGTCGCTACATCTTGGTCAACCATCACGTCAGTCCCTTTCACTATTGCACCGAGGAGGTCTACGACTATCGGCCCTACCAATGCGAGGCAGCCCGGCTGCCCATCTACTGCCAGCGCGTCATGCATCCGATGCATTCCTGTGCCGCATTGATTGTCGAGCGCTATGACAGTGCCATCTATAATTATGCAAACATCCAATGTCCGCGTGTCTACGAGCTGCTGCATGCCGCCCTCCTCTTGCAGAACAACAATTTCGCCCAGTACTCGAGTGAGAAGCAGCTGGAGGAAGTCCGCGACTACCAGTTGATGCTCTATTTGGAAAAGAAATTGGGTGTCTTGCAGGCGCCGCAGCGCAGCATTTTGTACGGCGCTTTGGTGGCAGCAATGTTCGATTTGAACGAGCTGACACTGCCACAGATATTGCGACGTGAGTTCAAGCTGCTGCGTGCCAACAATGGCAGCCATCTGGTGCGCATCGCCCAATGTTGTTTCCCCATGGCTGTCACCCGTTTCATTTCGTTCGAGTTCGCCCAGCTGGCACTGCAGCAGTTTGGCTCCGAGCACAACTGCGATTTCATTCTGCTGCTGGGCACAAGCATGCGGCCAAAGGGTGCGTTGGCTGTCAAGGAACTCGCTTTGATCCCTCTGGATGCGTTGCGCAATCTGCAGGATCGTCGTTTCTTCGATCATTTAATCGTGAATTTGAACGATGCGGAGCAACCATTTCTTGGCCTCGATCCGTATCGTGGTCTGCACTTTATGCAGGGCGCTTTCTTCTTTCTCAAAGCATggaatattcaattttatgatATGCTGCATCTTGTGCAGCGCATCATCTATCATTGGGTCTCCGAGTATTTGTATCCATGCAAATAG